A region of Kribbella sp. NBC_01245 DNA encodes the following proteins:
- a CDS encoding GNAT family N-acetyltransferase, producing MEIRSTTDQDHDVFVDTLHAAFGRFPETPAEGSGVWWSALEMDRNLFAMTPDGRPVGTAGSYSFELTLPGEIVVPAAGVTCVGVLPSHRRQGVLSAMMRHQLTDLRARGEVVSVLLATEAVIYRRFGYGPATYTSRLTVQRHQAALALPRAHSAADSPTTGSDSGSIEVLRRAECGEILEEVYDRYRRAQPGALSRPHNWWASGAGQPPISPAPRYVAVHRDADGVPDGYASYSLGEPNTTLTVDETIATSDAVFIALARFVLAHDLVTQVVFKHVPTEHPLRWQLADFRAGEVSDDTDWLWVRLLDVPGALTARGWFTDGELVLDVDDPFLGEHNRYLLTIRNGKADCVPTDRTPDLSLDISDLGSIYLGGTTPTTLVRAGHIQAHHPNAAPLADTLFRPNRPPHCLHWF from the coding sequence ATGGAGATCCGTTCCACGACCGATCAGGACCACGACGTCTTCGTCGACACACTGCATGCCGCGTTCGGGCGCTTCCCGGAAACACCGGCCGAGGGCAGCGGAGTCTGGTGGTCGGCGCTCGAGATGGACCGCAACCTGTTCGCCATGACGCCTGACGGCCGGCCCGTCGGCACCGCCGGTTCGTACTCCTTCGAGCTCACCCTGCCCGGCGAGATCGTCGTCCCGGCCGCCGGCGTGACCTGCGTCGGCGTGCTGCCATCCCACCGACGCCAGGGCGTGCTCAGCGCGATGATGCGGCACCAGCTCACCGACCTGCGGGCTCGAGGGGAAGTCGTCTCCGTACTGCTGGCCACCGAGGCTGTGATCTACCGCAGGTTCGGCTACGGACCGGCGACCTACACTTCCCGCCTGACAGTGCAACGCCACCAAGCAGCCCTCGCCCTCCCCCGAGCGCACTCAGCAGCCGACTCCCCCACGACCGGCTCGGATAGCGGATCGATCGAGGTGCTGCGTCGCGCCGAGTGCGGCGAGATCCTGGAAGAGGTCTACGACCGGTACCGCCGCGCACAGCCCGGCGCGCTGTCCCGTCCGCACAACTGGTGGGCCTCGGGCGCAGGGCAGCCCCCGATCTCCCCGGCGCCGCGCTACGTCGCCGTCCACCGTGACGCCGACGGCGTCCCGGACGGGTACGCCAGCTACTCGCTCGGCGAGCCCAACACCACATTGACGGTCGACGAGACCATCGCCACCAGCGACGCCGTCTTCATCGCCCTGGCCCGGTTCGTGCTCGCACACGACCTGGTCACGCAGGTCGTGTTCAAGCACGTCCCAACCGAGCACCCCCTGCGCTGGCAGCTTGCGGACTTCCGCGCCGGCGAGGTGAGCGACGACACCGACTGGCTCTGGGTACGACTGCTGGACGTCCCAGGTGCACTGACCGCCCGCGGTTGGTTCACGGACGGCGAACTCGTCCTCGACGTCGACGACCCGTTCCTCGGCGAACACAACCGCTACCTGCTAACCATCCGGAACGGCAAAGCCGACTGCGTCCCCACCGACCGGACGCCTGACCTCTCCCTGGACATAAGCGACCTGGGCTCGATCTACCTAGGCGGCACCACCCCGACCACCCTCGTACGCGCCGGCCACATCCAAGCCCACCACCCGAACGCGGCTCCCCTCGCCGACACCCTCTTCCGCCCCAACCGCCCCCCACACTGCCTCCACTGGTTCTAA
- a CDS encoding ABC transporter permease: MTTMTAARADAISARPGSLLRHTGYVAGRWLRASYRQPALIAFTLVQPAIWLLLFGQLFKGIVELPGFSDSSYIGFLTPGIVMMTAMMTAGWSGTAFIADMERGVMDRMLTSPVRRGALMAGQLASAGFNTIIQTVLVFAFGIAAGARYDGGALGYLITVVVSMLVAIAFGSLSNAVALLTRDQNALIGISQFVSLPLTFMSSIMMDPKLAPHWVEVVARFNPVDWAVVAARQALSGSPDWGVVAEKGLALLAFTLIVGWLSTRAFRTYQTSA, from the coding sequence ATGACCACCATGACCGCTGCCCGGGCCGACGCGATCAGCGCTCGCCCGGGAAGTCTGCTCCGCCACACCGGGTACGTCGCGGGGCGTTGGTTGCGCGCGAGTTATCGGCAGCCCGCGCTGATCGCGTTCACCCTGGTGCAACCGGCGATCTGGCTGTTGCTGTTCGGGCAGCTCTTCAAGGGGATCGTGGAGCTGCCCGGGTTCTCCGATTCGTCGTACATCGGATTTCTCACGCCGGGCATCGTGATGATGACGGCGATGATGACCGCCGGCTGGAGTGGGACCGCGTTCATCGCCGATATGGAGCGCGGCGTGATGGACCGGATGCTCACCTCGCCGGTCCGCCGGGGTGCGCTGATGGCGGGGCAACTCGCGAGTGCCGGGTTCAATACGATCATCCAGACCGTGTTGGTGTTCGCGTTCGGCATCGCTGCTGGCGCGCGGTACGACGGTGGGGCGCTCGGTTATCTGATCACGGTCGTGGTGTCGATGCTGGTCGCGATCGCCTTCGGATCCTTGTCGAACGCCGTTGCCCTGCTCACGCGCGACCAGAACGCGTTGATCGGGATCTCCCAGTTCGTCTCGCTGCCGTTGACGTTCATGTCGTCGATCATGATGGACCCGAAACTCGCACCGCATTGGGTCGAGGTGGTCGCGCGGTTCAACCCGGTCGACTGGGCCGTGGTCGCCGCTCGCCAAGCCTTGTCTGGTAGCCCGGATTGGGGCGTTGTCGCTGAGAAGGGGCTTGCGCTGTTGGCGTTCACCCTGATCGTCGGCTGGCTCTCAACCCGCGCCTTCCGTACGTACCAAACCTCCGCCTAA
- a CDS encoding ATP-binding cassette domain-containing protein: MSASSGITAVDLTKTYPGSGRNKSRVRALDGLSFEVAEGAVLGLLGPNGAGKSTTVKILTTLSRADSGTARVAGFDVVKDQRAVRLAIGYVPQQSSADPMATGLENLVLGGRIYGLSKTEAVRRASELLGRFGLTAAAGRQVRTYSGGMQRKLDVALGLVHRPRVLFLDEPTTGLDPEARADLWAEVERLAADEGMTVLLTTHYLEEADRLADQLAIVAQGKVVAAGSPEALKAELRGDSVHVELTSMDADGNASALIAGLGGVGEVVAEGKTLRARVAQGATAVPAVLGVLEERGIGVSAITISRPSLDDVYLRYTGRSFAADSVVDSADEGRAA; the protein is encoded by the coding sequence ATGTCCGCATCCAGCGGCATCACAGCAGTCGACCTGACCAAGACCTATCCCGGCTCCGGCCGGAACAAGTCCCGCGTGCGGGCGCTCGACGGCCTCAGTTTCGAGGTTGCCGAGGGCGCCGTTCTCGGTCTGCTCGGCCCGAACGGCGCCGGCAAGTCCACCACCGTGAAGATCCTCACCACCTTGTCCCGGGCCGATTCCGGTACGGCGCGGGTGGCCGGGTTCGACGTGGTCAAAGACCAGCGCGCGGTCCGGCTCGCCATCGGGTACGTCCCGCAACAGTCCAGCGCCGACCCGATGGCCACCGGCCTGGAAAATCTCGTCCTGGGCGGGCGTATCTACGGTTTGTCGAAAACCGAGGCGGTACGGCGAGCCTCGGAATTGCTCGGGCGATTCGGTCTGACCGCGGCCGCCGGTCGCCAGGTGCGGACGTACTCGGGCGGTATGCAGCGCAAGCTCGACGTCGCACTCGGTCTGGTCCATCGCCCACGAGTGTTGTTTTTAGACGAGCCGACCACTGGTCTTGACCCCGAGGCTCGGGCCGATCTCTGGGCCGAGGTGGAACGGCTCGCGGCCGATGAGGGTATGACCGTGCTGCTCACGACGCACTACTTGGAGGAGGCCGATCGGCTCGCGGACCAGCTGGCGATCGTTGCCCAGGGCAAGGTTGTGGCCGCGGGTAGTCCGGAGGCGTTGAAAGCCGAACTGCGCGGGGATTCCGTGCACGTCGAACTGACGTCGATGGATGCCGATGGCAACGCGTCGGCGTTGATCGCGGGACTTGGCGGCGTTGGCGAAGTGGTTGCCGAGGGCAAGACGTTGCGTGCTCGAGTGGCGCAGGGTGCGACCGCCGTACCGGCTGTGCTTGGTGTGCTGGAAGAGCGCGGGATCGGGGTCAGCGCGATCACGATTTCGCGGCCGTCGCTCGATGACGTCTATTTGCGTTACACCGGACGGTCGTTCGCGGCCGACTCTGTTGTCGACTCCGCTGATGAGGGAAGGGCCGCCTGA